In Phenylobacterium koreense, one DNA window encodes the following:
- the folD gene encoding bifunctional methylenetetrahydrofolate dehydrogenase/methenyltetrahydrofolate cyclohydrolase FolD, producing MSQAQIIDGKIMAERLREAAAQEVARLKAEHGLQPGLAVVLVGEDPASQVYVRSKGEHSKAAGMHSVTHRLPADVGQAELLALVDQLNKDPAIHGVLVQLPLPKGLDEKAVIEAIDPAKDVDGLHVVNAGRLAQGLPSLVPCTPLGCMIMLRETLGDLTGKRAVVVGRSVLVGKPIAQLLLQADCTVTIAHSRTQDLPAVCREADILVAAVGRPQMIKADWIKPGATVIDVGINRVPFSDPVKAAQGKTKLVGDVAYKQALAVAGHITPVPGGVGLMTVACLLQNTVTAAKRIAGLEA from the coding sequence ATGTCCCAGGCACAGATCATCGACGGAAAGATCATGGCCGAGCGCCTGCGCGAAGCCGCGGCGCAAGAGGTCGCCAGGCTCAAGGCCGAGCACGGGCTGCAGCCCGGCCTGGCGGTTGTCCTGGTGGGCGAGGACCCGGCCAGCCAGGTCTATGTCCGCTCGAAGGGCGAGCATTCCAAGGCTGCCGGCATGCACTCGGTCACCCATCGCCTGCCGGCCGACGTCGGCCAGGCCGAGCTCCTGGCTCTGGTCGATCAGTTGAACAAGGACCCGGCGATCCACGGCGTCCTGGTGCAGCTTCCGCTGCCCAAGGGACTGGACGAGAAGGCGGTGATCGAGGCCATCGACCCGGCCAAGGACGTCGACGGCCTGCACGTGGTCAACGCCGGCCGGCTGGCCCAGGGCCTGCCGTCGTTGGTGCCTTGCACCCCGCTCGGCTGCATGATCATGCTCCGCGAGACCCTTGGCGACCTGACCGGCAAGCGCGCCGTCGTGGTCGGCCGCTCGGTGCTGGTCGGAAAGCCGATCGCTCAACTGTTGCTGCAGGCCGACTGCACGGTGACCATCGCCCACTCGCGCACCCAGGACCTGCCGGCGGTCTGCCGCGAGGCCGATATCCTGGTGGCGGCGGTCGGCCGGCCGCAGATGATCAAGGCCGACTGGATCAAGCCGGGCGCGACCGTCATCGACGTCGGGATCAACCGCGTCCCGTTCAGCGATCCGGTCAAGGCCGCGCAGGGCAAGACCAAGCTGGTGGGCGACGTCGCCTACAAGCAGGCACTGGCCGTCGCCGGCCACATCACGCCGGTGCCGGGCGGGGTGGGGCTGATGACGGTGGCCTGCCTGCTGCAGAACACCGTCACCGCCGCCAAGCGCATCGCCGGCCTGGAGGCCTAA
- a CDS encoding low affinity iron permease family protein — protein MSKFSQDFTKFATVTARWTGRPAVFAVCCMLVIGWAITGPLFKFSDTWQLVINTSTTIITFLMVFLIQNTQNRDNNAIHAKLDELIRVGKAHNAFIGIENLPDKELEAILKKLDEEAEDIRKISGAIPDRRAKPKAPPA, from the coding sequence ATGAGCAAGTTCAGTCAGGACTTTACGAAGTTTGCGACTGTGACAGCCCGGTGGACGGGGCGTCCGGCGGTATTCGCCGTCTGTTGCATGCTGGTGATCGGCTGGGCCATCACCGGGCCTTTATTCAAATTTTCGGACACCTGGCAGTTGGTGATCAATACTTCGACTACCATAATCACGTTCCTCATGGTGTTCCTGATCCAGAACACTCAGAACCGCGACAATAACGCCATTCACGCCAAGTTGGATGAACTGATTCGCGTTGGCAAAGCTCACAACGCCTTCATCGGCATCGAGAATTTGCCCGACAAGGAACTTGAGGCGATCCTCAAGAAGCTTGACGAGGAGGCCGAGGATATTCGCAAGATCAGCGGCGCGATCCCCGATCGCCGGGCCAAGCCAAAGGCGCCGCCGGCCTAG
- a CDS encoding NUDIX domain-containing protein has translation MTQKPPQFGDLLPGRDYADRPAAFGLLARDGRIAVVFVRKPDDATWFDLPGGGVDPGETSAQAVVREYGEEAGLKVRAGEVFGLADQYFVNTEGVAWNNRSSFHRLEFIAEDASLKIEDDHTLLWLEPLEAITALRHDSHAWAVAAWLRL, from the coding sequence ATGACGCAAAAACCTCCGCAATTCGGGGACTTGCTGCCCGGCCGGGACTATGCGGACCGCCCGGCGGCCTTCGGCCTGCTGGCGCGCGATGGGCGGATTGCTGTGGTGTTCGTCAGGAAACCTGACGACGCGACCTGGTTCGACCTGCCTGGAGGCGGCGTCGACCCCGGCGAAACCTCGGCCCAGGCGGTGGTCCGCGAGTACGGCGAGGAGGCCGGCCTGAAGGTGCGGGCAGGGGAGGTGTTCGGCCTCGCCGACCAGTACTTCGTGAACACCGAAGGCGTCGCCTGGAACAATCGAAGCAGCTTCCATCGCCTTGAATTCATTGCAGAAGACGCCTCGCTCAAGATCGAGGACGACCACACCTTGCTCTGGCTGGAGCCGCTGGAGGCGATCACCGCCCTGCGTCACGACTCCCACGCCTGGGCGGTGGCGGCCTGGCTGAGGCTCTAG
- a CDS encoding S1/P1 Nuclease: protein MKAPLIAAALLLMPAQALAWGSSGHRMVGESAMQALPGEVPAFLRNAQAVRDVGELSREPDRSKGAGRIHDHNRDAAHFLDLDEDGKILGGPSFLPLPPTRADYEKGLQTAGLDSWKAGYLPYAIIEQHQQLTKDFGYWRVLSYMAAREKDRVRKAWYVRDLARREALILGAIGELSHYVGDGAQPLHVTVHYNGWGEFPNPEGFTRARIHGPFEGDIVFAGVKPADVSSKMTPLKSCDCPIEQRTVDYLGETATQVIPLYRLEKAGGLASGDPRGAAFAAERLAVGASELRDMIVSAWRASPRATVGWPALRVEDVLAGKADPYDSLYGRD, encoded by the coding sequence ATGAAAGCTCCGCTGATCGCCGCCGCCCTGCTGCTGATGCCCGCCCAGGCGCTGGCCTGGGGGTCGAGCGGCCATCGCATGGTCGGCGAGAGCGCGATGCAGGCTCTGCCGGGCGAGGTCCCGGCCTTCCTGCGCAACGCCCAGGCGGTGCGCGACGTCGGTGAGCTGTCGCGCGAGCCGGACCGGTCCAAGGGCGCCGGGCGCATCCACGACCACAACCGCGACGCCGCTCATTTCCTCGACCTGGACGAGGACGGGAAGATCCTCGGCGGCCCGTCCTTCCTGCCCCTGCCGCCGACGCGGGCCGACTACGAGAAGGGCCTGCAGACCGCGGGCCTCGATAGCTGGAAGGCCGGCTATCTGCCTTATGCGATCATCGAGCAGCACCAGCAGCTCACCAAGGACTTCGGCTATTGGCGCGTCCTGAGCTACATGGCCGCCCGCGAGAAGGACCGGGTCCGCAAGGCCTGGTACGTCCGTGACCTCGCCCGGCGCGAGGCGCTGATCCTGGGGGCCATCGGCGAGCTTTCGCACTATGTCGGCGACGGCGCCCAGCCGTTGCACGTGACCGTCCACTACAACGGCTGGGGCGAGTTCCCCAATCCGGAGGGGTTCACCCGGGCCCGCATCCACGGGCCGTTCGAGGGCGATATCGTCTTCGCCGGCGTCAAACCTGCCGATGTTTCCAGCAAGATGACGCCCCTGAAGTCCTGCGACTGCCCGATCGAGCAGCGGACGGTCGACTATCTGGGCGAGACCGCGACCCAGGTGATCCCGCTCTATCGCCTTGAAAAGGCAGGCGGACTGGCGAGCGGCGATCCGCGCGGGGCGGCCTTCGCGGCCGAGCGGCTGGCGGTCGGCGCCTCGGAGCTTCGGGACATGATCGTATCGGCATGGCGCGCCAGTCCGCGCGCTACGGTCGGTTGGCCGGCCCTGCGCGTTGAGGATGTGCTGGCCGGCAAGGCCGACCCCTACGACTCGCTCTACGGGCGCGATTGA
- a CDS encoding glutathione S-transferase family protein codes for MRIYGDSISGNCLKVRWVADLLDLSYEWIETDVLKSESRTQAFLAINPAGQVPTVILDDGRPLAQSNAIILHLAEGSALIPADPYLRARMFEWMFWEQYSHEPYVAVARFQVRYLGKSLADLDARLVERGNGALQRLEDGLAGGAFLVGDRLSLADVALVAYTRVAHEGGFDLDRYPAVKAWVKRVEGELKIA; via the coding sequence ATGCGGATCTACGGAGATTCTATTTCCGGGAATTGTCTCAAGGTGCGCTGGGTCGCCGACCTCCTGGACCTCTCTTACGAGTGGATCGAAACCGATGTTTTGAAAAGTGAGTCTCGGACTCAGGCCTTCCTGGCGATCAATCCAGCCGGCCAGGTGCCCACCGTGATCCTGGACGACGGCCGTCCGCTGGCCCAGTCCAACGCGATCATCCTGCACCTCGCGGAAGGCTCCGCCCTGATCCCCGCCGATCCCTATCTCCGCGCCAGGATGTTCGAATGGATGTTCTGGGAGCAGTACAGCCACGAGCCCTATGTCGCGGTCGCGCGCTTCCAGGTTCGTTATCTCGGCAAGTCGCTGGCCGATCTCGACGCCAGGCTGGTGGAGCGGGGCAATGGCGCCCTGCAGCGCCTGGAGGACGGCCTGGCCGGAGGGGCCTTCCTCGTCGGCGACCGGCTCAGCCTCGCCGACGTCGCCCTGGTGGCCTATACCCGCGTCGCCCACGAGGGCGGCTTCGACCTCGATCGCTATCCGGCGGTGAAGGCCTGGGTGAAGCGGGTGGAGGGCGAGCTCAAGATCGCTTAA
- a CDS encoding 3D domain-containing protein: protein MRRRLAALAALPLFLGLSQSAQAAPAKDPLGDLIVSALTGALPGTPEFSMRATLYHVGAKGVGTLDSLGCKVVAMRTVAVDTKVIPRRTKLFIKETVGLPMPDGRAHDGYWYATDTGGAIKGNKIDLFTGHGSSSMKPLMAMNLAKLSVAKVGEFKGCPPA from the coding sequence ATGCGACGTCGCCTCGCCGCCCTTGCCGCCCTTCCTCTCTTCCTGGGGCTGTCTCAAAGCGCGCAAGCTGCGCCCGCCAAAGACCCGCTTGGCGACCTCATCGTCTCGGCCCTGACCGGGGCCCTGCCGGGCACGCCCGAGTTCAGTATGCGGGCCACGCTCTATCACGTCGGCGCCAAGGGCGTCGGCACCCTGGACTCCCTGGGCTGCAAGGTGGTCGCGATGCGCACCGTGGCCGTGGACACCAAGGTGATCCCGCGCCGGACCAAGCTGTTCATCAAGGAAACCGTCGGCCTGCCGATGCCCGACGGCCGCGCCCATGACGGCTACTGGTACGCCACCGACACCGGCGGCGCGATCAAGGGCAACAAGATCGATCTCTTCACCGGCCATGGCTCGTCCTCGATGAAGCCGCTGATGGCCATGAACCTCGCCAAGCTGAGCGTCGCCAAGGTCGGCGAATTCAAGGGCTGCCCCCCGGCGTAA
- the purC gene encoding phosphoribosylaminoimidazolesuccinocarboxamide synthase — translation MARRRKIYEGKAKILYEGPEPGTLIQFFKDDTTAFDARKRAVLEGKGVINNRISEFVMRRLSSIGVQTHFIKRLNLSEQLIREVEIIPLEVVCRNIVAGSLSQRFGLPEGQTLPRPIVEFYLKDDKLHDPPVAEEHIAAFNWASTQEIDDIVALTRRINDDLRGVFGAVGITLVDFKLEFGRVREGEVSHVILADEISPDSCRLWDSRTNEKLDKDRFRRDLGDVVEGYAEVAHRLGIAL, via the coding sequence ATGGCCCGCCGCAGGAAGATCTACGAGGGCAAGGCCAAGATCCTCTACGAGGGCCCCGAGCCCGGCACGCTGATCCAGTTCTTCAAGGACGACACGACCGCCTTCGACGCCCGGAAGCGCGCAGTGCTCGAAGGCAAGGGCGTCATCAACAACCGCATCAGCGAGTTCGTGATGCGGCGGCTGAGCTCGATCGGCGTGCAGACCCACTTCATCAAGCGGCTCAATCTGTCCGAGCAACTGATCAGGGAAGTCGAGATCATCCCGCTCGAGGTGGTCTGCCGCAACATCGTCGCGGGCTCGCTCTCGCAGCGCTTCGGCCTGCCGGAGGGCCAGACCCTGCCGCGCCCGATCGTCGAGTTCTACCTGAAGGACGACAAGCTTCACGACCCGCCGGTGGCCGAGGAGCACATCGCCGCCTTCAACTGGGCTTCGACCCAGGAGATCGACGACATCGTGGCCCTGACGCGCAGGATCAACGACGACCTCCGTGGGGTGTTCGGCGCGGTCGGCATCACGCTGGTGGATTTCAAGTTGGAGTTCGGGCGCGTGCGGGAGGGCGAGGTCTCGCACGTCATCCTGGCCGACGAGATCAGCCCCGATAGCTGCCGGCTCTGGGACAGCCGGACCAATGAGAAGCTCGACAAGGACCGTTTCCGCCGCGACCTCGGCGACGTCGTCGAAGGCTACGCCGAAGTGGCCCACCGCCTCGGCATCGCGCTGTAG
- the plsY gene encoding glycerol-3-phosphate 1-O-acyltransferase PlsY, whose translation MLFWLMSALGLGIAYLLGSTPTGFLAGKFLKGIDIREHGSNSTGATNVLRTLGLRPFAAVLAIDALKGAAAIVFIRWLSQALLVWPATKPAAWVEPSSFVAWAVCLAGLAVLLGHARSIWLNFTGGKSVAAGVGVLAAMSWTVALGALTVFGVTLALFRIMSVSSMLAALTAVALVCGLDEPLPYRVLVIAGAAFVIVRHRANIKRLLAGTEPRLGRTSQPGVSGR comes from the coding sequence ATGCTCTTTTGGCTGATGAGCGCGCTTGGGTTGGGGATCGCCTACCTTCTCGGTTCCACGCCGACCGGCTTCCTGGCGGGCAAATTTCTCAAGGGTATCGATATCCGGGAGCATGGCTCCAACTCGACTGGGGCGACGAATGTCCTTCGGACGCTGGGGCTCCGGCCCTTCGCTGCGGTGCTGGCGATAGACGCGCTGAAGGGAGCGGCGGCGATCGTCTTCATCCGCTGGCTATCCCAAGCCCTTTTAGTATGGCCCGCCACAAAGCCGGCGGCATGGGTCGAGCCGTCATCGTTCGTTGCCTGGGCCGTCTGTCTCGCCGGACTTGCCGTCTTGCTGGGGCACGCCCGTTCGATTTGGCTGAACTTCACCGGCGGCAAGTCCGTTGCGGCCGGCGTCGGCGTGCTGGCGGCAATGTCGTGGACAGTCGCTTTGGGCGCCTTGACCGTCTTCGGGGTCACCCTGGCTCTCTTCCGGATAATGTCGGTGAGTTCGATGCTGGCCGCATTGACAGCGGTCGCCCTGGTATGCGGCCTCGACGAGCCCCTTCCTTATCGGGTGCTGGTGATCGCGGGCGCCGCGTTCGTGATTGTTCGTCATCGAGCCAACATCAAGCGGCTGCTCGCTGGCACGGAGCCACGGCTTGGGCGCACTTCGCAGCCAGGAGTGAGCGGCCGCTAA
- the nhaA gene encoding Na+/H+ antiporter NhaA — protein MGNTPDTAHHKPASALRAFLRQEASGGYVLMAAAALALVVANTPLAETYFAVLDHHLGFAVGPLALEESVLHWINDGLMAVFFLLVGLEIKREVLDGQLSRPSRVVLPGLAALGGVAAPALIYLAFNAAHPDSRAGWAIPSATDIAFALGVVALLGDRVPSSLKIFLTAIAIMDDLAAILIIAVFYTAQLHLEALMAAGGVMALLLAFNRLRITSLWPYLIAGLAMWFFVLESGVHATLAGVALAMFIPLRRSPGAPDDAASPLHRLEQALHKPTAFLIVPLFGFANAGLSFAGVSLASLADPVPLGVALGLFVGKQLGVFLTAAAIIKLGWAHMPRDASWGQLYGVAVLCGIGFTMSLFIGNLAFAQAHLIDQTKIGVLVGSLASALLGLAILRIVRRDGQRPD, from the coding sequence GTGGGGAACACGCCTGACACCGCTCATCACAAGCCCGCATCGGCGCTGCGCGCCTTTCTCCGGCAGGAAGCCTCGGGCGGCTACGTCCTGATGGCGGCGGCGGCCCTGGCGCTGGTGGTCGCCAACACGCCCTTGGCCGAGACCTATTTCGCGGTGCTGGACCACCATCTCGGCTTCGCGGTCGGGCCGCTGGCGCTCGAGGAAAGCGTCCTGCACTGGATCAACGACGGGCTGATGGCCGTCTTCTTCCTGCTGGTCGGGCTGGAGATCAAACGCGAGGTCCTGGACGGCCAGCTTTCGCGGCCGTCGCGGGTCGTCCTGCCCGGCCTGGCGGCGCTGGGCGGCGTCGCCGCGCCCGCGCTGATCTATCTCGCCTTCAACGCCGCCCATCCCGACAGCCGCGCGGGCTGGGCGATCCCGTCGGCCACCGACATCGCCTTCGCCCTGGGCGTCGTCGCCCTGCTGGGCGATCGGGTCCCGAGCTCGCTCAAGATCTTCCTGACCGCCATTGCGATCATGGACGACCTGGCGGCGATCCTGATCATCGCGGTCTTCTATACCGCGCAGTTGCACCTCGAGGCCTTGATGGCCGCCGGCGGCGTCATGGCGCTGCTGCTGGCGTTCAACCGGCTGCGCATCACCTCGCTCTGGCCCTATCTGATCGCCGGGCTGGCGATGTGGTTCTTCGTGCTGGAGTCCGGCGTTCACGCCACCCTGGCCGGCGTGGCCCTGGCGATGTTCATCCCCCTGCGCAGGAGCCCCGGCGCTCCGGACGACGCAGCCTCGCCGCTGCATCGATTGGAGCAGGCCCTGCACAAGCCGACCGCCTTCCTGATCGTGCCGCTGTTCGGCTTTGCGAACGCGGGGCTGTCCTTCGCGGGGGTCAGTCTGGCGAGCCTGGCCGACCCGGTTCCATTGGGCGTGGCCCTGGGTCTCTTCGTCGGGAAGCAGTTGGGCGTGTTCCTGACCGCCGCGGCGATCATCAAGCTGGGCTGGGCTCACATGCCCAGGGACGCCTCCTGGGGCCAGCTCTATGGCGTGGCCGTGTTGTGCGGCATCGGTTTCACCATGAGCCTGTTCATCGGCAATCTGGCCTTCGCCCAGGCGCACCTGATCGACCAGACGAAGATCGGGGTGCTGGTGGGATCCCTGGCCTCGGCGCTGCTCGGCCTGGCGATCCTGCGTATCGTACGCCGCGACGGCCAGAGGCCGGACTAG
- a CDS encoding cupredoxin domain-containing protein has translation MLRREALARIGVAALVLAAGAASPAAGRPPRTFTIVIDKMRFGPIPSDLRVGDAILWVNHDMFVHTATASDKSFDVELPIGKSARIELTRPGAVAFTCRYHPGMKGRLLVRPAART, from the coding sequence ATGCTGCGGCGCGAGGCGCTGGCCCGGATCGGCGTCGCGGCATTGGTCCTCGCAGCAGGGGCGGCGTCTCCGGCCGCCGGCAGGCCGCCCAGGACCTTCACGATCGTCATCGACAAGATGAGGTTTGGGCCGATCCCCTCCGATCTCCGGGTCGGAGACGCCATCCTGTGGGTCAACCACGACATGTTCGTGCACACCGCGACGGCCTCCGACAAGAGCTTCGATGTCGAGCTGCCCATCGGGAAAAGCGCGCGGATCGAACTGACGCGCCCCGGCGCCGTCGCGTTCACCTGCCGCTATCACCCGGGCATGAAAGGCAGGCTCCTGGTGCGCCCCGCGGCTCGGACCTAG
- a CDS encoding DUF4142 domain-containing protein, giving the protein MLRRLAVALTVGGLAISGAAAAQGPALNDAQIAHIAYTAGQIDVDAGKQALAKSDNKAVRDFAAEMVRDHAAVNDKALALVKKLGVTPQANATSQALSSQAAEQSAKLSKLSGAEFDRAYVEGEVAFHRTVNGALHDTLIPKAQNGELKSLLETGLTLFTEHQSHAEHVAAELQ; this is encoded by the coding sequence ATGCTGAGAAGATTGGCCGTCGCGCTGACTGTGGGCGGGCTGGCGATTTCGGGGGCTGCGGCCGCACAGGGGCCGGCGCTGAACGACGCCCAGATCGCGCACATCGCCTATACCGCCGGCCAGATCGACGTGGACGCCGGCAAGCAGGCCCTGGCGAAGTCGGACAACAAGGCGGTGCGTGACTTCGCCGCCGAGATGGTTCGCGACCACGCCGCCGTGAACGACAAGGCGCTGGCCCTGGTGAAGAAGCTCGGCGTCACGCCGCAGGCCAACGCGACCAGCCAGGCCCTGTCGAGCCAGGCCGCCGAGCAGTCCGCCAAGCTTTCGAAGCTTTCGGGCGCCGAATTCGACCGCGCCTATGTCGAAGGCGAGGTGGCCTTCCACCGCACCGTCAACGGCGCGCTGCACGACACGCTCATCCCGAAGGCGCAGAACGGCGAGCTGAAGTCGCTGCTCGAGACCGGGCTGACCCTGTTCACTGAGCATCAGAGCCACGCCGAGCACGTGGCCGCGGAGCTTCAGTGA
- a CDS encoding RNA polymerase sigma factor: protein MNAAIPHPDCSDLSDAELARRFGARDPAAVRAITQRHNQRLFRAAWAVLRNHAEAEDVVQTTYVRAFAAIESFEGRASLSTWLTRIALNEALGRARAARRRRARLDADSVTDLDQYREKLMQGSKAQDGPETAAAVKQVSRLLEAAIAGLPTEFRLVFVMQQVEGLSIEEIAQTLGILPATAKTRLVRARRRLQQALEADLKDSLAGAFPFAGADCAALTERTVAAICGDD from the coding sequence GTGAACGCAGCCATCCCTCACCCCGACTGTTCCGACTTGAGCGATGCGGAACTGGCCCGCCGGTTCGGCGCACGCGACCCGGCGGCGGTGCGCGCCATCACCCAGCGCCACAACCAGCGCCTGTTCCGAGCGGCCTGGGCCGTGCTACGCAATCACGCCGAGGCCGAGGACGTCGTGCAGACCACCTATGTCCGCGCCTTCGCCGCCATCGAAAGCTTCGAGGGCCGCGCCTCGCTCTCCACCTGGCTGACCCGGATCGCCCTCAACGAGGCGCTCGGCCGGGCCCGCGCCGCGCGCCGCCGCCGAGCCCGGCTCGACGCGGACTCCGTCACCGATCTCGACCAGTACCGAGAAAAGCTCATGCAAGGATCGAAGGCCCAGGACGGCCCGGAAACCGCCGCGGCGGTCAAGCAGGTGAGCAGGCTGCTGGAAGCGGCGATCGCCGGCCTGCCCACGGAATTTCGGCTGGTGTTCGTCATGCAGCAGGTCGAGGGGCTGAGCATCGAGGAGATCGCTCAAACCCTCGGCATCCTGCCGGCCACGGCCAAGACGCGCCTGGTGCGCGCCAGGCGGCGGCTTCAGCAGGCCCTCGAGGCGGACCTCAAGGACAGCCTGGCCGGCGCCTTCCCCTTCGCCGGCGCCGACTGCGCTGCGCTGACGGAGCGGACGGTCGCGGCGATCTGCGGGGACGATTGA